The following are from one region of the Ruficoccus sp. ZRK36 genome:
- a CDS encoding polyprenyl synthetase family protein codes for MSTTEITDFKATYQQYQQKVENAIDAIMPAADTRPAVLHEAMRYSLQAGGKRIRPVLLQAAHAMFPSQLDPMPACVALECLHTYSLIHDDLPCMDDSDLRRGRPTCHKQFDEETALLAGDALLTWSLWLLAEKYQQAPATAVGLVRDLGDAAGSEKLIGGQMEDLLGERDEPTPERLDFIHRNKTGALITASLTMGIRLTDAPAETVEVMRTIGHHVGLAFQIIDDILDATADAETLGKPVGADAENNKSTYPALYGLEASRAKAHEHSEAAVSACEKLGGNNAFLIALIREMEKRVN; via the coding sequence ATGTCCACGACCGAAATTACGGATTTCAAGGCGACCTATCAGCAATACCAGCAGAAGGTCGAAAACGCCATCGACGCGATCATGCCCGCCGCCGACACCCGCCCGGCCGTGCTGCATGAGGCTATGCGCTACAGCCTCCAGGCCGGTGGCAAGCGCATCCGCCCCGTCCTCCTCCAGGCTGCCCACGCCATGTTCCCCTCGCAGCTGGACCCGATGCCCGCCTGCGTGGCCCTTGAGTGCCTGCACACCTACAGCCTGATTCACGACGATTTGCCCTGCATGGACGACTCGGACCTGCGCCGCGGTCGCCCCACCTGTCACAAGCAGTTTGACGAGGAAACCGCGCTGCTCGCCGGGGACGCCCTCCTGACCTGGTCCCTCTGGCTGCTGGCCGAAAAGTACCAGCAGGCCCCCGCCACCGCCGTCGGCCTCGTCCGTGACCTCGGTGACGCCGCCGGCTCGGAAAAGCTCATCGGTGGCCAGATGGAAGACCTGCTCGGTGAGCGCGACGAGCCCACCCCTGAGCGCCTCGACTTCATCCACCGCAACAAGACCGGTGCCCTCATCACGGCCAGCCTCACCATGGGGATTCGCCTCACGGATGCCCCCGCCGAGACCGTCGAGGTCATGCGCACGATCGGTCATCACGTCGGCCTGGCCTTCCAGATCATCGACGACATCCTCGACGCCACCGCCGACGCCGAGACCCTCGGCAAGCCCGTCGGTGCCGACGCCGAGAACAACAAGTCCACCTACCCTGCCCTCTACGGGCTGGAGGCCTCCCGCGCCAAGGCCCACGAGCACTCCGAGGCTGCTGTCAGCGCCTGCGAAAAGCTCGGTGGCAACAACGCCTTCCTCATCGCCCTCATCCGGGAGATGGAAAAGCGCGTCAACTAA